Genomic window (Dehalobacter sp.):
GGTCGGATCTCTCTCCCTCCGTGCCCTGAACTGCTCGATGATATCCGGGATGTCACCCTTACCGTCGATGAACGTCCGTTTATCATCGAGCGAATACCCGTCCGCCTCCATATCGTAGAACCAGACCTTCCCGGTCTTCCCGCCCTTCACGAAGATCAGGACGGCGGTCGAGACCCCCGCATACGGCTTGAAGATGCCGGAGGGCATGGAGACGACCCCCTCCAGCTGATTCT
Coding sequences:
- a CDS encoding SAM-dependent methyltransferase, whose amino-acid sequence is NQLEGVVSMPSGIFKPYAGVSTAVLIFVKGGKTGKVWFYDMEADGYSLDDKRTFIDGKGDIPDIIEQFRARRERDPTDRKAKCFFVPAVEIRENNYDLSISRYKEIEYEEVEYEAPEVIIEKIQAIESRIQQDLDELKEMLKETKQISQ